One window from the genome of Entelurus aequoreus isolate RoL-2023_Sb linkage group LG04, RoL_Eaeq_v1.1, whole genome shotgun sequence encodes:
- the plp1a gene encoding proteolipid protein 1a isoform X1 — MALSIVGASWIDTAGADRVHIISRAAAEQHRSCTSFDADMGCYECCMRCLGGIPYCSLAATLLCFSGIALFCGCGHQALTESERLIEIYFARNLQDYVTLAYVIQYFQYFIYGLASFFFLYCIMLLAEGFYTTSAAKQTFGEFRSTMCGRCLSSTFIVMTYVLALLWLLVLALSALPVYFFYNMAATCHTIDVLTETPASINQLCVDARQYGLLPWNAVPGKACGITLSTICKTREYQMTYDLYIAAFVGAGITLMALVHSSVQLAVNQKNLRRCRNKKGGYDLYGQLLRDRGGMVCSPYPAIISDSS, encoded by the exons ATGGCTCTGTCCATTGTCGGGGCGAGTTGGATTGATACCGCGGGGGCCGACAGGGTGCATATCATCAGCCGTGCAGCTGCAGAGCAGCACAGAAGCTGCACGTCCTTCGACGCAGACATGG GTTGCTATGAGTGCTGTATGCGTTGCCTGGGCGGGATTCCCTACTGCTCACTGGCCGCCACGCTGCTGTGCTTCTCCGGCATCGCCCTCTTCTGTGGATGCGGACACCAGGCGCTCACAGAGAGCGAAAGACTCATCGAGATTTACTTCGCCCGTAACCTGCAGGATTACGTCACCCTCGCTTACGT CATTCAGTATTTCCAGTATTTCATCTACGGCTTGGCCTCTTTTTTCTTCCTCTACTGCATCATGCTGTTGGCAGAGGGCTTCTACACCACCAGCGCTGCCAAGCAAACCTTTGGAGAGTTCCGGAGCACCATGTGTGGCCGCTGCCTCAGCTCCACG TTTATCGTGATGACGTACGTGCTGGCTCTGCTGTGGCTGTTGGTGTTGGCGCTGTCGGCGCTGCCAGTCTACTTCTTCTACAACATGGCCGCCACCTGCCACACCATCGACGTTCTGACTGAGACGCCGGCGAGCATCAACCAGCTGTGTGTCGACGCACGGCAATACG GGCTGCTGCCGTGGAACGCGGTGCCAGGAAAAGCTTGCGGGATAACTTTGTCCACCATCTGCAAGACCAGAGAG TACCAAATGACCTACGACCTCTACATCGCTGCCTTCGTCGGCGCGGGCATCACTCTCATGGCTCTG GTGCACTCCTCCGTGCAGTTGGCAGTAAACCAGAAGAACCTGAGGAGGTGCAGGAACAAGAAGGGAGGCTATGACCTATATGGCCAGCTGCTGCGGGACAGAGGCGGGATGGTGTGTTCTCCCTACCCTGCAATTATATCCGACAGCTCTTAA
- the plp1a gene encoding proteolipid protein 1a isoform X2 — MALSIVGASWIDTAGADRVHIISRAAAEQHRSCTSFDADMGCYECCMRCLGGIPYCSLAATLLCFSGIALFCGCGHQALTESERLIEIYFARNLQDYVTLAYVIQYFQYFIYGLASFFFLYCIMLLAEGFYTTSAAKQTFGEFRSTMCGRCLSSTFIVMTYVLALLWLLVLALSALPVYFFYNMAATCHTIDVLTETPASINQLCVDARQYGLLPWNAVPGKACGITLSTICKTREYQMTYDLYIAAFVGAGITLMALLTYTASTTYNFAVLRYLGRKGIGARC; from the exons ATGGCTCTGTCCATTGTCGGGGCGAGTTGGATTGATACCGCGGGGGCCGACAGGGTGCATATCATCAGCCGTGCAGCTGCAGAGCAGCACAGAAGCTGCACGTCCTTCGACGCAGACATGG GTTGCTATGAGTGCTGTATGCGTTGCCTGGGCGGGATTCCCTACTGCTCACTGGCCGCCACGCTGCTGTGCTTCTCCGGCATCGCCCTCTTCTGTGGATGCGGACACCAGGCGCTCACAGAGAGCGAAAGACTCATCGAGATTTACTTCGCCCGTAACCTGCAGGATTACGTCACCCTCGCTTACGT CATTCAGTATTTCCAGTATTTCATCTACGGCTTGGCCTCTTTTTTCTTCCTCTACTGCATCATGCTGTTGGCAGAGGGCTTCTACACCACCAGCGCTGCCAAGCAAACCTTTGGAGAGTTCCGGAGCACCATGTGTGGCCGCTGCCTCAGCTCCACG TTTATCGTGATGACGTACGTGCTGGCTCTGCTGTGGCTGTTGGTGTTGGCGCTGTCGGCGCTGCCAGTCTACTTCTTCTACAACATGGCCGCCACCTGCCACACCATCGACGTTCTGACTGAGACGCCGGCGAGCATCAACCAGCTGTGTGTCGACGCACGGCAATACG GGCTGCTGCCGTGGAACGCGGTGCCAGGAAAAGCTTGCGGGATAACTTTGTCCACCATCTGCAAGACCAGAGAG TACCAAATGACCTACGACCTCTACATCGCTGCCTTCGTCGGCGCGGGCATCACTCTCATGGCTCTG CTGACCTATACTGCGTCCACCACCTATAACTTTGCCGTCCTGCGCTATCTGGGGAGGAAGGGCATAGGTGCACGGTGTTAG